AAAGTTTATCGAGCTTAAATTTTCATTCTCCTCATCCCTCTTCTCACACAAAAAGGATACCCATTGTAGCACAATCAGCGTTTAAATACCAAATATTTCAAGCCAATCAACACTATAGCACAGCTTGCAAAATAAAGTTGGCCACAAACAAGCCCGCAATCCCATACAGCGCAGGAGGTACTTCCTTACCCTTGCCCACCGCAAGCTTCACGATCGGATAGGTGATGAAGCCAAAAGCCATACCGTCCACGATGCTATAAGTGAATGGAATCATAACCATGATAAGAAAAGAAGGAAAGAGCTCTGTCAAATCGCTCAAGTCCATTTCGCGCACATTCTGTACCATAAGCCCACCGATTACAATCAATATCGGAGCGATAGCACTGTCTGGAATGTAGGAGAGCAGAGGGAGGAACAAGAATGTCGCCCCGAACAGAAGCCCTGCCACGAGTGAGGTCAGTCCCGAACGTCCACCTGCAGCAATGCCTGCATTGGATTCCGCAGCGGCTACTACAGGACTGCTTCCGAAGAGACCTGCAGCAATATTGGCAATAGAGAGCGCCCGTAAGCTACTCTTGAAGCGCTCAGGGCGCCCTGCCATCATGGTCTGTGAGGCGACTAGCCCAATATTTTCAAATACAACGATTAAGAGCAGTAAGAAAACAGCAATCCAGAACACAAGGCTTACTATGCCGCTCCAGTCCATTCCCAGAAATAAGCTTCCATAACCCGTAAATACATGCCCTGATGCCTGCTTCTCTGGCGCGTGAGCCGCTCCCAGCAAGTAGGCTAGACCTGTACCAACCAGCATACTGATAAGCAAACCACCGTTGGTTCCCCGGATAAACAGCACTAAAGCGAGTAACAAGGTTACACAGGAAGTGATAACTGCTGGATCACTAAAATGTCCTATAGCAACAAAAGTGGTCTGATGTGCAATCACAATCCCGCTTTTTTGCAGTCCTATAAAGGTCAGAAAAAGCCCTATCCCGACTGTAATGGCATGCTGTAGGTTTTGAGGAATCGCCTCACTTAGAATACGATAGAGCGATGTGAAGGCCACGATAGCGAATAACACACCGGTTATTACGACTACAGTAAGCGCCTCTCTCCAACCCAAATTCATAGAATGTACAAGTGTGTATGTGAAAAATGCGTTTATCCCCATCCCTGGTACCACGATGATCGGCGTCTTCCCACCGAAGGCCATCAGTAGACAGCCTGTAATGGCAGTCAATAGTGTAGCCACCATTGCTGGTCTAAGCGGCATACCCGCGTCATGAAGAATGGTCGCATTCACCATCACAATATATACTGAAGCAAAATACGAGAGGATCCCTGCAGCCCATTCCCGTTTCCAATCATTCTCAGGCGCAAGCCCTACACTATTTCGCCAAAAATTCGATTTCATGTACAATAACCTCCACTGATATTAAGTTCCGCAGGCGGATATTACCCGGATAATAAGGCTTATAATCAGCGGCTCATCCCGGTTTAGCTATTATGCCTATTTGTGGTCTGCATCTTGCAGACCCGCCTGTTAACCACAACAAAAGGGCGTAAGCACTGGATTCCAGCTGCTCGCCCTTTTGTCCATTTTATTACTAATATCGCTATAATTGAAACAGCTTCAGCTCAGCGGTTCACTTACACGCTGACGCCTCCAGCCTCAAGCAAATCACGCACGGCAACACTGACCATGATCAGGCCTGCTACCGGCGGAACGAAGGCGTTACTAGCTGGTGGTTGTTTCGCTTTACGTCGATCCGGCGCATTCTCCGGAACGATCTTATCTGTAACATCCTGACGTGGCTTCATTGGCGGCTCCGTAGAGAAAACCACCTTCACGCCTTTCTTAATTCCTTCCTTACGCAGCTTCTGACGAATGACACGCGCAATAGGGTCATAAGTTGTCTTGGAAATGTCAGCTACCTGGAATCGTGTAGGATCCATTTTATTGGCAGCGCCCATACTAGAGATCATTGGAATTCCACGGGATAGACATTCTTTGATTAAGTGAACCTTATAAATAATCGTATCCGAAGCATCAATCACATAATCAGGTTTTAATTTGAACAATTCCTCATAGGTTTCTTCCGTATAGAACATGTTGAGTGCAATCGCTTCGCATTCCGGATTGATCAGCTTCACACGGTCTACCATCAGTTCAGCCTTCTTCTGCCCAACCGTTGTGGTGAGTGCATGAATCTGCCGATTCACATTGGTGATGTCTACAGTATCCTTATCTATGAGAATAAGTCTGCCGATGCCGGTACGCGCCAAAGCCTCAACAGCCATACCGCCAACACCGCCGATGCCTAGCACCGCTACCGTGCTGTTCTTCATTATCTCCAGACCTTCCGGTCCGATCGCCAGTTCCGTACGTGAGAACTGATGCAGCATGAGGTACAGCCTCCTTCAAAAGCTTTGGTGAAGCAGAAATCTGCCTCGCCCGCTTCGATTTGTTAGTTATTCTTTTTCTTTCTTCGGTTTAAGAGCCAGCTTAATGTGCAGTTGCTCCAATTGTGAACCGTCTACTGGCGAAGGTGCATCCATAAGTAGATCTGTTGCACTTGCTGTTTTCGGGAACGCGATGGTTTCGCGCAGATTCGTACGACCGGACAGCAGCATCACTAGACGGTCTAAACCGAAGGCGATACCACCGTGTGGAGGTGTACCATATTCGAACGCATCCATCAGGTAGCCAAATTTCTCGTAAGCAACCTCTTTCGTAAATCCAAGAGCTTCGAACATTTTCTCCTGTACTTCGCGTTTGTATATCCGCATGGAGCCCCCGCCTACTTCGTAACCGTTCAAAACAATGTCATAAGCTTGTGCACGGATCGCACCTGGATCTGTGTCAAATAGATGCAGATCCTCTTCACGTGGACGAGTGAACGGATGGTGTTCTGCCACATAACGTTTCTGATCTTCGTCATATCCAAGTAGTGGGAAGTCTGTAACCCAAGCGAACTTGAACACGTTATCGTCAATCAGACCGAGTTGACGTCCAATTTTGACACGTAGAGCGCCTAGAACGTCTGCTACAACCTTTTTATTATCAGCAGAGAAAAGGAGAAGGTCGCCTTCTTCAGCGCCTGTACGTTCCTTCACAGCGGCAATTTCTTCTTCGGAGAAGAATTTCACAATCGGTCCTTTGAATTCGCCGTCTTTCACTTGAATCCAAGCCAAACCTTTCGCGCCATAACGAGCGGCAAAAGGTCCGAGGTCATCGATTTCTTTACGAGTCCAAGTACCACAGCCTTTAGCATTTAGACATTTCACTTCTCCGCCTTTTTCGATCACGGAAGCGAATACCTTCACACCACTAGTTGCAACAATATCGTTCATTTCTACAAGCTCTAATCCAAAACGTAGATCAGGTTTGTCAGAACCGTATTTGCCCATAGCCTCAGCATAAGTCAAACGTTGGAATGGAAGCTGGATATCTGCTCCTACAGTTTCCTTGAACAGACGTTGCATCAGCTTCTCCATCATACCAAGCAGTTCATCTTGTGAGAGGAATGAAGTCTCGATGTCCACTTGAGTGAATTCAGGCTGACGGTCAGCACGTAAATCTTCATCACGGAAACAACGAGCGACTTGGTAATAGCGCTCAACGCCGCCCACCATCAACAATTGCTTATAGATTTGTGGAGATTGTGGCAATGCGAAGAATTCGCCTTCATGCACACGGCTTGGCACCAGATAATCACGCGCGCCTTCAGGTGAGCTCTTAGTAAGGATCGGTGTCTCAACATCGATGAATCCTTCACCGTCAAGGAAATCGCGGAAAATCTTAGAAGCTTTCGAACGAAGCAACAAGGTTCTTTGCATTTCCGGACGACGAAGATCCAAATAGCGATATTTGAGACGCAGAGATTCGTCTACTTCCACACCATCTTCGATGAAGAATGGAGGTGTCTTAGCTGCGTTCAACACTTCAATTTCTGTAATTTGCACTTCAATTTCACCTGTTGGCAGGTTGCGGTTAATGGTTTCAGCATCACGTTTAACCACTTTACCTTTAACAGCCAGAACGTATTCACTACGAACCTTATCGGCAATTTGTAATGCTTCGCCAGAGTAGTCTGGGTTAAATACAACTTGCACAATTCCGCTTCTGTCACGCAGATCAATAAATAGTACGCCCCCAAGGTCTCGACGAGTCTGCACCCATCCGTTCAAGGTTACCGTCTGTCCAATATGTTCTGGTGTTATTTGTCCACAATGATGACTTCTTTGCATAATTTATCATTCCCCTTCATGGTTAAAAATACATTTCTTATCTTTCTCTCTACAGTCACCATAAGACGATGTAGTCAGAGTTTAAACTAGCGCCTGTCCCAGCTCTTCCAGCTTCACGGTGCGCTGCTCCCCTGTATTCATCGACTTCAGGGTAATTACACCATTCTTCAGCTCATCTTCGCCAAGAATCGCAGTATAACGTGCCGACATACGGTCAGCCGATTTCATCTGTGCCTTCATCTTCCGGCCCAGATAGTCGCGTTCTGCGGAGAACCCTTGGCTGCGAAGGATGAATAGCTGCTTAGAGATTTCAATATCAGCCTCTTCACCAAGTGCTACGAAGTACACATCTAGTGGCTTCGCCGTCTCCAGCTCTACCTTCTGATCCTCCAAAATGAGGAGAATTCGTTCCAGCCCGATCCCAAAACCAATACCCGGTTGATCCGGTCCACCGATTTCTTCAACCAAACCGTTGTACCGACCTCCACCGCCCACGGTATCAATCGAACCAATACCTGCTGCTTTATATTCAAACGCTGTATGCGTGTAATAATCTAAACCGCGTACAAGACGAGGGTTGATTGTGAATTCCACACCCATGATGTCGAGATGCATCTTGACCTTTTCAAAGTGTGTCGTGCATTCTTCATCCAGACTATCCAAAATCGAAGGAGCATCCGTAAATTTATCCTGATCCACCTTGCAATCCAATACGCGCAGCGGATTACGCTCGATACGACGCTGACAGTCACTGCAAAGGGTATCCTTCATCGGTCTAAGGAATCCCAGAAGTTTCTCCCGATAAGCCGCACGGCTAGGTGCATTTCCGACAGAATTGATCTCCACTCTTACATCCTTAAGGCCCAGGTCCTTATAGAATTGATAGCCTAAGGAGACCACCTCTGCATCAATAGCCGGATCCACGGCTCCGAAAGCCTCAATACCAAACTGATGGAATTGACGGTATCTGCCTGCTTGTGGACGCTCATAACGGAACATAGGTCCGATATAATATAGCTTACTTACATCAGGCTCACCGTATAGCTTGTTCTGAACGTAAGCACGAACGACACCAGCCGTTCCTTCTGGACGAAGCGCCAAATCGCGGTCGCCTTTATCCTTAAACGTATACATCTCGCCTTCCACAATATCCGTTGTTTCGCCTACTCCACGCTCGAACAACCCTGTGTGCTCGAACATCGGTGTACGGATTTCTCTGTAATTGAAGCGGCGGCATAAATCTCTGGCCTTCCCTTCAATATACTGCCAATTCTCCACAGCTCCTGGAAGCACATCCTGCGTTCCTGTAGGTTTCTCAAATCTTTCTTTAGCCACAGTCTATCCCTCCTAAAAAATAACCCCTCTAAATCTGTTCTCTTCATCACTTCATATTGCTAAACAAAACAAAAAATCCCCCGCCCTGTTTATAAAAAACAGGGACGAGGGATTATCATAACCAATAATACACCCGTGGTACCACCCACATTCCGGATCAGAACAATACTGAGTCCGCTCAAAGCGGTTAACGCCCGCCTACGCGTAAACGGCTACTGATCGCGGCAATATGCATTGCCCACTTTCGCCGTACG
The window above is part of the Paenibacillus sp. FSL K6-0276 genome. Proteins encoded here:
- a CDS encoding NCS2 family permease — encoded protein: MKSNFWRNSVGLAPENDWKREWAAGILSYFASVYIVMVNATILHDAGMPLRPAMVATLLTAITGCLLMAFGGKTPIIVVPGMGINAFFTYTLVHSMNLGWREALTVVVITGVLFAIVAFTSLYRILSEAIPQNLQHAITVGIGLFLTFIGLQKSGIVIAHQTTFVAIGHFSDPAVITSCVTLLLALVLFIRGTNGGLLISMLVGTGLAYLLGAAHAPEKQASGHVFTGYGSLFLGMDWSGIVSLVFWIAVFLLLLIVVFENIGLVASQTMMAGRPERFKSSLRALSIANIAAGLFGSSPVVAAAESNAGIAAGGRSGLTSLVAGLLFGATFLFLPLLSYIPDSAIAPILIVIGGLMVQNVREMDLSDLTELFPSFLIMVMIPFTYSIVDGMAFGFITYPIVKLAVGKGKEVPPALYGIAGLFVANFILQAVL
- a CDS encoding tRNA threonylcarbamoyladenosine dehydratase, whose protein sequence is MLHQFSRTELAIGPEGLEIMKNSTVAVLGIGGVGGMAVEALARTGIGRLILIDKDTVDITNVNRQIHALTTTVGQKKAELMVDRVKLINPECEAIALNMFYTEETYEELFKLKPDYVIDASDTIIYKVHLIKECLSRGIPMISSMGAANKMDPTRFQVADISKTTYDPIARVIRQKLRKEGIKKGVKVVFSTEPPMKPRQDVTDKIVPENAPDRRKAKQPPASNAFVPPVAGLIMVSVAVRDLLEAGGVSV
- the aspS gene encoding aspartate--tRNA ligase, whose translation is MQRSHHCGQITPEHIGQTVTLNGWVQTRRDLGGVLFIDLRDRSGIVQVVFNPDYSGEALQIADKVRSEYVLAVKGKVVKRDAETINRNLPTGEIEVQITEIEVLNAAKTPPFFIEDGVEVDESLRLKYRYLDLRRPEMQRTLLLRSKASKIFRDFLDGEGFIDVETPILTKSSPEGARDYLVPSRVHEGEFFALPQSPQIYKQLLMVGGVERYYQVARCFRDEDLRADRQPEFTQVDIETSFLSQDELLGMMEKLMQRLFKETVGADIQLPFQRLTYAEAMGKYGSDKPDLRFGLELVEMNDIVATSGVKVFASVIEKGGEVKCLNAKGCGTWTRKEIDDLGPFAARYGAKGLAWIQVKDGEFKGPIVKFFSEEEIAAVKERTGAEEGDLLLFSADNKKVVADVLGALRVKIGRQLGLIDDNVFKFAWVTDFPLLGYDEDQKRYVAEHHPFTRPREEDLHLFDTDPGAIRAQAYDIVLNGYEVGGGSMRIYKREVQEKMFEALGFTKEVAYEKFGYLMDAFEYGTPPHGGIAFGLDRLVMLLSGRTNLRETIAFPKTASATDLLMDAPSPVDGSQLEQLHIKLALKPKKEKE
- the hisS gene encoding histidine--tRNA ligase — its product is MAKERFEKPTGTQDVLPGAVENWQYIEGKARDLCRRFNYREIRTPMFEHTGLFERGVGETTDIVEGEMYTFKDKGDRDLALRPEGTAGVVRAYVQNKLYGEPDVSKLYYIGPMFRYERPQAGRYRQFHQFGIEAFGAVDPAIDAEVVSLGYQFYKDLGLKDVRVEINSVGNAPSRAAYREKLLGFLRPMKDTLCSDCQRRIERNPLRVLDCKVDQDKFTDAPSILDSLDEECTTHFEKVKMHLDIMGVEFTINPRLVRGLDYYTHTAFEYKAAGIGSIDTVGGGGRYNGLVEEIGGPDQPGIGFGIGLERILLILEDQKVELETAKPLDVYFVALGEEADIEISKQLFILRSQGFSAERDYLGRKMKAQMKSADRMSARYTAILGEDELKNGVITLKSMNTGEQRTVKLEELGQALV